GCTGGTGTTTGTGGAAATCAGCCTGGACTACAAGTCGGGTGACACCTTCGAGGAGTTCCGCCGTGCGGTGCTCAAGCTGCCCCATGTATTGGAATGTCACCTGGTGTCGGGCGATTTCGACTACCTGGTGAAGGCGCGTATTTCGGAGATGGCTTCGTACCGCAAGCTGCTCGGCGACATCCTGCTGAAGCTGCCGCACGTGCGCGAATCGAAGAGCTACATCGTGATGGAGGAGGTGAAAGAGAGCCTCTGCCTGCCGATTCCGGACTGACCCTAGACCAGCACCTGACGGGTGCTGGCGATGAACCGGTGAACGATCAGTTCGGCCTGCGGCTCAAGCATCTGTTCAGGGCCGCGGCCGCGGGGGCAGGCCAGGCTGGGCGTGGTGCCGAACAGGCGGCAGATCATCGGGCGCTCCTCGTAGACCGTACAGCCACTGGGGCCCAGGTGTACGCAGTCCAGGCGCTGCAGTGCGGCGTCCTGTTCGGCCTGGGTCTTGCGCGGCAAGCGGGCCATTTCTTCTGCAGAGGTGGTCACCGGGCCGCAGCAGTCGTGGCAGCCGGGCTCGCACTCGAAGGAAGGGATGAGTTCGCGCAGGAACTGGATCTTGTGGCGGTTGCAGGACATGGTTGGGTACGGATTGAAGGTCGAGGTCGAATTATAGGGCCAATCGCCGGCGAGCCGGCTCCCACAGGTAGTCCGCTGGTCCTGAGGACGGTGACTAACCTGTGGGAGCCAGCTTGCTGGCGATAAGGCCGGTTGCCCCACCACAAAACCCCGGCTTATCCTCCCCTTCCGTCTAAATGCCCAGGACCCGCCCGATGATCCACAGCGCGCAGCACGCCGCCTCCTACTACGCCGCCAGCAGCGCGCCTCACCCCGATCATGCCTATCTGCAGGGCGAGCACAGCGCCGACGTGTGCATCGTCGGCGGCGGCTACTCGGGCCTGAATACCGCCATCGAACTGGCCGAGCGCGGCCTTTCGGTGATCCTTCTGGAAGCCCGCAAACTCGGCTGGGGCGCCAGCGGGCGCAATGGCGGGCAACTGATTCGGGGGGTCGGCCATGGCCTGGAGCAATTTCTGCCGGTACTCGGCGAAGAAGGCGTGCGCAGCCTGAAACTGATGGGCCTGGAAGCCGTGGAGATCGTTCGCGAACGGGTCGAGCGCCACAACATCGCCTGCGACCTGACCTGGGGCTACTGCGACCTGGCCAACAAGCCCGGCGAGCTGCACGGCTTTGCCGAGGACGCGGAAGAACTGCGCAGCCTGGGGTACCGCCACGAGCTGCGGCTGGTACAACAGGACGCGATCCACAGCGTGGTCGGCTCCGACCGCTACGTCGGTGGCTTGATCGACATGGGCTCCGGGCACCTGCACCCCCTCAACCTGGCGCTGGGCGAAGCGGCCGTGGCCAGCCGGCTTGGCGCGCGGCTGTTTGAGCAATCGGAAGTCACCCGCATCGACTATGGCCAGGAAGTGAAGGTGCACACTGCCCAAGGCAGCGTGCGGGCCAAGACGTTGGTGCTGTGCTGCAACGCCTATCACAACGATCTGAACCGCGAGCTGGGCGGCAAGGTGCTACCCGCTGGCAGCTACATCATCGCCACCGAGCCGCTCGGCGAGGAACGCGCCCGTCAATTGCTGCCGCAGAACATGGCGGTGTGCGACCAGCGTGTGGCGCTGGACTACTATCGCCTGTCCGCCGACCACCGCCTGCTGTTCGGCGGGGCCTGCCACTATTCCGGCCGCGATCCGCAGGACATCGCCGCCTACATGCGGCCGAAGATGCTCAAGGTGTTCCCGCAACTGGCCGATGTGCGCATCGACTACCAATGGGGTGGCATGATCGGCATCGGTGCCAACCGCTTGCCGCAGATCGGCCGCCTGGCCAGCCAGCCGAACGTGTATTACGCCCAGGCCTACTCGGGCCACGGTCTTAACGCCACCCACCTGGCCGCACGCCTGCTGGGCGAGGCGATCAGCGGCCAGCAGAGCGGGCGCTTCGACCTGTTCGCCAAGGTGCCGCATATCACCTTCCCGGGCGGCAAGCACCTGCGGTCGCCGCTGCTGGCGCTGGGGATGCTGTGGCATCGGCTCAAGGAGCTGGTGTAGGTTTCGTTTTGCGGCTGCCTTGGCATCTGCGCCACAGATCCCAAGGCATGCACCCACAATCAATCCTTCCAGAAAGGCTTGAGTCCTTCTTCTCGCGCCTGCTCCCAGGTCAACCCGATATCACGCAGCTGCCAATCTTCCAGCTCCAGCAGGGCCCTGCGGGTGCGCCAGCGATGCAACATCAAGCCCCAACGGCCCAGGCCTTCCGGCGCATTGAAAACCTTGGTCCGCTGCTCGCTCTCCAACTCCCGGGCCATCAGTTGCAAGCGCACATCGCTCATGCCACCCATCGCTGCGTTCTCCCACTCAGTTGATACCGTGGAGAAAGCATGCCCGCTGGCAACCTCGACAATACAGATCCAATACCGTCTTATTATTTCCATACAGAATTGGCGATGAATCAGCTGAATGCTGTATTTTCGGCAAATCTGTACTGGTCGCTGTTTCACCATTGCCCAGGAGTATGCCGTGACCCTCTACCTGAACCTTGCCGAGCTTCTTGGCGCACGCATCGAACAGGGCCTTTACCGCCCCGGCCAGCGCCTGCCTTCGGTGCGGGCCCTGAGCGTGGAGCACGGGGTCAGCCTGAGCACCGTACAGCAGGCATACCGCATGCTCGAAGACAACGGCATGGTGTCGCCGCGCCCCAAATCTGGCTACTT
The Pseudomonas sp. KU43P genome window above contains:
- the dadR gene encoding transcriptional regulator DadR, translated to MRTQHQSKRELDKIDRNILRILQNDGRISFTELGEKVGLSTTPCTERVRRLEREGIIMGYNARLNPQHLKGSLLVFVEISLDYKSGDTFEEFRRAVLKLPHVLECHLVSGDFDYLVKARISEMASYRKLLGDILLKLPHVRESKSYIVMEEVKESLCLPIPD
- a CDS encoding YkgJ family cysteine cluster protein encodes the protein MSCNRHKIQFLRELIPSFECEPGCHDCCGPVTTSAEEMARLPRKTQAEQDAALQRLDCVHLGPSGCTVYEERPMICRLFGTTPSLACPRGRGPEQMLEPQAELIVHRFIASTRQVLV
- a CDS encoding NAD(P)/FAD-dependent oxidoreductase, whose translation is MIHSAQHAASYYAASSAPHPDHAYLQGEHSADVCIVGGGYSGLNTAIELAERGLSVILLEARKLGWGASGRNGGQLIRGVGHGLEQFLPVLGEEGVRSLKLMGLEAVEIVRERVERHNIACDLTWGYCDLANKPGELHGFAEDAEELRSLGYRHELRLVQQDAIHSVVGSDRYVGGLIDMGSGHLHPLNLALGEAAVASRLGARLFEQSEVTRIDYGQEVKVHTAQGSVRAKTLVLCCNAYHNDLNRELGGKVLPAGSYIIATEPLGEERARQLLPQNMAVCDQRVALDYYRLSADHRLLFGGACHYSGRDPQDIAAYMRPKMLKVFPQLADVRIDYQWGGMIGIGANRLPQIGRLASQPNVYYAQAYSGHGLNATHLAARLLGEAISGQQSGRFDLFAKVPHITFPGGKHLRSPLLALGMLWHRLKELV
- a CDS encoding DUF1127 domain-containing protein → MGGMSDVRLQLMARELESEQRTKVFNAPEGLGRWGLMLHRWRTRRALLELEDWQLRDIGLTWEQAREEGLKPFWKD